From the genome of Bradyrhizobium sp. SZCCHNS1050, one region includes:
- a CDS encoding nucleotidyltransferase — translation MNQMFKAAPQTQQLLRKVEVYSLLDQICEALELSAAQVEAARTSYEAVATWLSDSDNPLLKWIDIYAHGSTGLGTTVKPIGREDFDVDLICKVLRFTADRPPAELKRIVGDRLKENTRYAAMLEEKKRCWRLNYAREYHLDISPTIDNARCANGGELVPDKKLREFKPTNPKGYKALFERRAALVPTLRMLKAVGAEDRAAVEPFPVDAAAKGILRRTVQILKRHRDLHFMEVVEEIAPISIIITTLAAQSYEYCVNSFVFDSELDVLIATIRLMPHFIDKPVANGRRIYVVANETTVGENFAERWNTEPARAAAFYEWHAKALEDFEALQDLQGIDVIGKSLEATLGSSVVRKIIDSRTDSISKARTAKKLYVAPTIGLTLSSAAHATPVRSNTFFGD, via the coding sequence ATGAATCAGATGTTCAAGGCGGCTCCCCAGACGCAACAGCTTTTGCGCAAAGTCGAGGTTTACTCGCTCCTCGATCAGATTTGCGAAGCGCTGGAGTTAAGCGCCGCCCAAGTCGAGGCTGCGCGGACAAGCTACGAGGCTGTCGCGACGTGGCTCTCCGACTCAGACAATCCTCTACTGAAGTGGATCGACATCTATGCTCACGGATCGACCGGCCTCGGCACGACTGTGAAGCCGATCGGGCGCGAAGATTTCGACGTCGATCTCATCTGCAAAGTGCTGCGCTTTACCGCTGACCGGCCACCGGCAGAGTTGAAGCGCATTGTCGGCGATCGCCTGAAGGAAAACACGCGGTACGCCGCCATGCTGGAAGAGAAGAAGCGCTGCTGGCGCTTAAACTACGCCCGCGAATATCATCTGGACATCTCGCCGACGATTGATAATGCCAGATGCGCCAACGGAGGCGAACTGGTTCCAGACAAGAAGCTCCGGGAGTTCAAACCGACGAATCCGAAAGGTTACAAGGCGCTCTTTGAACGTAGGGCAGCCCTGGTTCCCACCTTGCGGATGCTTAAGGCTGTCGGCGCCGAGGACCGTGCAGCCGTCGAGCCGTTCCCTGTGGATGCCGCCGCCAAAGGCATCCTCCGGCGTACTGTTCAGATCCTCAAGCGGCATCGTGATTTGCATTTCATGGAGGTTGTCGAGGAGATCGCACCGATCTCCATCATCATCACTACACTTGCCGCGCAGTCGTATGAGTATTGCGTCAATAGTTTTGTTTTCGATTCCGAACTCGACGTTTTGATCGCGACGATTCGGTTGATGCCACACTTCATCGATAAGCCGGTGGCCAATGGCCGGCGAATCTATGTGGTGGCCAACGAAACCACGGTCGGCGAGAACTTCGCCGAGCGCTGGAACACTGAACCGGCTCGCGCGGCCGCCTTCTACGAGTGGCATGCGAAGGCACTGGAAGACTTTGAGGCCCTGCAGGATTTGCAAGGCATCGACGTTATTGGCAAGAGCTTGGAAGCAACCCTGGGGAGTTCGGTCGTTCGCAAAATTATCGATTCTCGCACCGACAGCATTTCGAAGGCACGCACGGCCAAGAAGCTATACGTCGCGCCGACGATCGGGCTCACGCTGTCAAGCGCGGCCCATGCGACACCGGTTCGCTCGAACACTTTCTTCGGTGACTAG
- a CDS encoding CPCC family cysteine-rich protein: protein MYRDVTEPPSEVRYRCPCCRFLTLGERGGFEICPVCYWEDDGQDDHDADLVRGGPNGALSLTEARANFKTQGASEAAHRACVRLPRRAANASSSHDTGPSSARRETPDVVIAGCHHASIAIAGEHQALASCRRERAVQLAPSRLL from the coding sequence ATGTATCGCGATGTCACCGAGCCGCCGTCGGAGGTGCGCTATCGCTGCCCGTGCTGCCGCTTCCTCACCCTGGGTGAGCGCGGCGGGTTCGAGATCTGCCCGGTCTGCTATTGGGAGGACGACGGCCAGGACGACCACGATGCCGACCTCGTCCGTGGTGGTCCCAATGGAGCGCTGTCGCTGACCGAGGCACGCGCCAATTTCAAGACCCAAGGCGCCTCGGAGGCGGCGCATCGTGCGTGCGTCCGTCTCCCCCGGCGGGCGGCGAACGCTAGCTCGTCGCACGATACGGGACCGTCATCGGCCCGACGGGAGACGCCGGATGTTGTCATCGCTGGATGCCACCACGCCAGCATAGCGATCGCAGGCGAGCACCAAGCGCTAGCGTCATGTCGCAGGGAACGAGCCGTTCAGCTCGCTCCGTCTCGTTTGCTATGA
- a CDS encoding DUF2945 domain-containing protein — protein MTKFAKGDHVSWNSEAGRVTGRIVAVHVRDFDYKGYRHRASKDSPQYEIKSDKSDHIAAHKESALTRVSGDEARGSQG, from the coding sequence ATGACCAAGTTTGCGAAGGGCGACCACGTCTCCTGGAACTCGGAGGCCGGCCGCGTGACCGGACGCATCGTCGCGGTGCATGTGCGCGACTTCGACTACAAGGGCTATCGTCACCGCGCCAGCAAGGACTCTCCGCAATACGAGATCAAGAGCGACAAGAGCGACCACATCGCCGCTCACAAGGAGAGCGCCTTGACCAGGGTGAGCGGCGATGAGGCTCGCGGTTCGCAGGGATGA
- a CDS encoding DUF488 domain-containing protein, with the protein MTEHLPAKTAMTRARDALPVFTIGHSTRTIAEFVTLLRAGEVQLVVDIRRIPRSRTNPQYNSEVLPAELARHQIGHLRIAELGGLRKTSGISPDTNGFWTNKSFHHYADYALSDDFRRGFDRLLTVSAAQRTAIMCAEAVWWRCHRRIVADYLIDAGRAVYHLMGHDEVRAATLSEGAVRAGDRLTYPGSNNE; encoded by the coding sequence ATGACCGAGCACTTACCCGCCAAGACCGCAATGACACGGGCGCGCGACGCGCTTCCCGTCTTCACCATCGGGCACTCCACGCGGACGATCGCCGAGTTCGTCACGCTGTTGCGGGCCGGCGAGGTTCAGCTCGTCGTCGATATCAGGCGCATCCCGCGCTCGCGGACCAACCCGCAGTACAATTCGGAGGTGCTGCCGGCCGAGCTCGCGCGCCATCAGATCGGCCATCTGCGCATTGCCGAGCTCGGCGGCCTGCGCAAGACGAGCGGCATTTCACCGGACACGAACGGCTTCTGGACCAACAAGAGCTTCCATCATTACGCTGACTACGCCCTGTCCGATGACTTCCGGCGCGGCTTCGATCGCCTGCTGACCGTGTCGGCCGCGCAACGCACGGCCATCATGTGCGCGGAGGCGGTGTGGTGGCGCTGTCATCGTCGCATCGTCGCCGACTACCTGATCGATGCCGGCCGCGCCGTGTATCATCTCATGGGCCACGACGAGGTTCGTGCGGCGACGTTATCTGAGGGTGCGGTGCGAGCCGGCGACAGATTGACCTATCCCGGCTCGAACAACGAATGA
- a CDS encoding DUF2171 domain-containing protein: MQDIREHMEVIGADGAHVGTVDRVDGNRIKLTRKDSGEGSHKGHHHFIDKGLVADVEGDKVRLSAIGAVAVTMEEET; encoded by the coding sequence ATGCAGGACATCAGGGAACACATGGAAGTCATCGGCGCCGACGGCGCGCATGTCGGCACCGTCGACCGCGTCGACGGCAACCGCATCAAGCTGACCAGGAAGGACAGCGGCGAGGGCAGCCACAAGGGGCATCATCACTTCATCGACAAGGGTCTCGTCGCCGACGTCGAAGGCGACAAGGTGCGGCTGTCGGCCATCGGCGCCGTCGCGGTGACGATGGAGGAGGAGACCTAG
- a CDS encoding methyl-accepting chemotaxis protein — protein MKKSVSTLLMVLLSVLAAGILVSTAILMSGAAGRYRESVATEQLTAADKAIFQNVLVMRAHRGDIQSVLLSEDDPRAKLTEYQGIEAKGYDGIVAALAGVDMPERDDLMAGLKSSWDATVPQFKLLFDEAAKPRSERVLARTQAWYQAMTKTLDVANAASLAVSNRAWMTDPAIAKMVQARRLAWQVRDRYGLQCSALRPNINASKPLDDTQKGAIAQWRGTVAAGWSGLDDLLAGGGSTGLAGAVKTSRAEVEAAHQRMDQLAKGFDGSGKPAMPAPEWNAFCQGPFAGIIAIGMTALDGSIARAEEIKTAALSSLIVQSLAFITALVVAGLALRAVRVRLMRPVGVLMQAIQRIGQRDYQTPVPQFAHADEFGAMAAALEGLRESAATAEQLSRERELDQGRRLERSQAIDSACKSFDDTVQAVIVSMGNSTGQLDSSAGEVRKLVDESTEQTAAVASAAETATTNLETIAAATEELTASVSEIAAQVQASAADARQAVEKAAQTNATVEMLDRAANRIGEVVKMITAIAAQTNLLALNATIEAARAGEAGRGFAVVAGEVKNLAAQTATATDDITRQIAEIQAATGESVEAIRAISHNISSIDEKMTAIAAAVEEQRAATTEISRNFQHAAQGTRAVTDTIGSVAALNRQTGNAGAAMVDSVRRMSTDADRFRVAVEGFLGTVRKA, from the coding sequence ATGAAGAAATCGGTCAGTACTCTGCTGATGGTGCTGTTGTCGGTGCTGGCGGCGGGCATCCTGGTGTCCACGGCGATCCTGATGAGCGGCGCCGCGGGCCGCTATCGCGAGAGCGTCGCGACCGAGCAATTGACCGCGGCCGACAAGGCGATCTTCCAGAACGTCCTGGTCATGCGCGCCCACCGCGGCGACATCCAGAGCGTGCTGCTGAGCGAGGACGATCCGCGCGCAAAGCTCACCGAATATCAGGGCATCGAGGCCAAGGGCTATGACGGCATCGTCGCCGCGCTCGCCGGCGTCGACATGCCCGAGCGCGACGACCTCATGGCCGGGTTGAAATCGAGCTGGGACGCCACGGTTCCGCAGTTCAAGCTGCTGTTCGATGAAGCCGCGAAGCCGCGCTCCGAACGCGTGCTGGCGCGTACGCAGGCCTGGTACCAGGCAATGACCAAGACGCTGGACGTCGCCAACGCTGCCTCGCTCGCCGTCTCGAACCGCGCCTGGATGACCGATCCGGCGATCGCCAAGATGGTGCAGGCGCGGCGGCTGGCCTGGCAGGTCCGCGACCGCTACGGCCTGCAATGCTCGGCGCTGCGTCCCAACATCAACGCCTCCAAGCCGCTCGACGACACCCAGAAGGGCGCGATCGCGCAATGGCGCGGCACCGTCGCGGCCGGCTGGTCCGGGCTCGACGACCTCTTGGCGGGGGGCGGCAGCACCGGGCTCGCCGGGGCCGTGAAGACCTCGCGCGCCGAGGTCGAGGCCGCGCATCAGCGCATGGACCAGCTCGCCAAGGGGTTTGACGGCAGCGGCAAGCCGGCGATGCCGGCGCCGGAATGGAACGCGTTCTGCCAGGGCCCGTTCGCCGGCATCATCGCCATCGGCATGACCGCGCTCGACGGCTCGATCGCGCGCGCCGAGGAGATCAAGACCGCGGCGCTGAGCAGCCTGATCGTCCAGTCGCTCGCCTTCATCACCGCGCTCGTGGTGGCCGGCCTGGCGCTGCGCGCGGTGCGCGTCCGCCTGATGCGCCCGGTCGGCGTCCTGATGCAGGCGATCCAGCGCATCGGCCAGCGCGACTACCAGACGCCGGTGCCGCAGTTCGCTCATGCCGACGAGTTCGGCGCCATGGCTGCCGCCCTCGAGGGCCTGCGCGAGAGCGCCGCCACCGCCGAGCAGCTGTCGCGCGAGCGCGAGCTCGACCAGGGCCGCCGGCTGGAGCGCTCGCAGGCGATCGACAGCGCCTGCAAGAGCTTCGACGACACCGTGCAGGCGGTCATCGTCAGCATGGGCAACTCGACCGGCCAGCTCGATTCCAGCGCCGGCGAGGTCCGCAAGCTGGTCGATGAGTCCACCGAGCAGACGGCCGCGGTCGCCAGCGCCGCGGAGACCGCGACAACCAATCTCGAGACCATCGCCGCCGCCACCGAGGAGCTGACCGCGTCGGTCTCCGAGATCGCGGCCCAGGTGCAGGCCTCGGCGGCCGATGCGCGCCAGGCGGTGGAGAAGGCGGCGCAGACCAACGCCACCGTCGAGATGCTCGACCGCGCCGCCAACCGCATCGGCGAGGTGGTCAAGATGATCACCGCGATCGCCGCGCAGACCAACCTGCTGGCGCTCAACGCGACCATCGAGGCGGCGCGCGCCGGCGAAGCCGGCCGCGGCTTCGCCGTGGTCGCCGGCGAGGTCAAGAACCTCGCGGCGCAGACGGCGACCGCCACCGACGACATCACCCGCCAGATCGCCGAGATCCAGGCCGCCACCGGCGAGTCGGTCGAGGCGATCCGCGCCATCAGCCACAACATCTCCAGCATCGACGAGAAGATGACGGCGATCGCCGCGGCGGTCGAAGAGCAGCGCGCCGCCACCACCGAGATCTCGCGCAACTTCCAGCATGCCGCCCAGGGCACCCGCGCCGTGACCGACACGATCGGCTCGGTCGCAGCGCTCAACCGCCAGACCGGCAATGCCGGCGCGGCGATGGTCGACTCCGTCCGCCGCATGTCCACCGATGCCGATCGTTTCCGCGTGGCGGTGGAGGGCTTCCTCGGCACCGTGCGCAAGGCGTAG
- a CDS encoding transglycosylase SLT domain-containing protein: protein MRKPQRGSRWRALRRDAKRIAGRGAQWLGRTVGAAPRWIKIACGALVLLVTFALVNLAYHVLRKPTELFVVTGHSLDKEPEETWRQYGALFRESSTRSITPELLAALAQTESSGNPVARTYWRWRFAWNPFALYQPASSAVGLFQMTDGAFADAARFCIRDHEVVSDGCGSPSLYVRAWPAHAVALTVISLDRQVAAVLARQPGAKPSAQQRQDLAAVIHLCGAGPAAGFARRGFKPADGERCGDHSVAGYLGRVNAMKKQFQKLSAAEQS from the coding sequence ATGCGCAAGCCGCAACGCGGCAGCCGCTGGCGCGCGCTGCGGCGCGATGCGAAGCGAATCGCAGGGCGCGGTGCGCAGTGGCTGGGCCGGACGGTGGGCGCGGCGCCGCGATGGATCAAGATCGCCTGCGGCGCCTTGGTGCTGCTCGTGACCTTCGCGCTGGTCAATCTGGCCTATCACGTCCTGCGCAAGCCGACCGAGCTGTTCGTGGTGACGGGTCATTCGCTCGACAAGGAGCCGGAAGAGACTTGGCGCCAATATGGCGCGCTGTTCCGTGAGAGCTCGACACGATCGATCACGCCGGAGCTGCTCGCCGCCCTGGCGCAGACCGAGAGCTCGGGCAATCCGGTGGCGCGCACCTATTGGCGCTGGCGCTTCGCATGGAATCCGTTCGCGCTGTATCAGCCGGCGTCCAGCGCCGTCGGCTTGTTCCAGATGACCGACGGCGCCTTTGCCGACGCCGCACGGTTCTGCATCCGGGATCACGAGGTGGTCAGCGACGGCTGTGGGTCACCGAGCCTGTACGTCCGCGCATGGCCGGCGCATGCGGTGGCGCTCACGGTGATCTCGCTCGACCGCCAGGTCGCTGCCGTGCTCGCGCGGCAGCCTGGCGCCAAGCCGAGCGCGCAGCAGCGGCAGGATCTCGCGGCCGTCATTCATCTGTGCGGCGCCGGGCCGGCGGCCGGGTTCGCGCGCCGTGGCTTCAAGCCGGCGGATGGCGAGCGCTGCGGCGACCATTCGGTCGCCGGTTATCTCGGCCGCGTCAATGCGATGAAGAAGCAGTTTCAGAAGCTCTCGGCGGCGGAGCAGAGCTAG
- a CDS encoding DUF2312 domain-containing protein has product MSEIGIPGARIRSFIERIEHLDGELAELNEQKKEVFAEAKGEGFDVKILKEIIKLRKQDQDERDEHETLLDTYLRAMEAAETGPASKSPERKAA; this is encoded by the coding sequence ATGTCAGAGATCGGCATTCCCGGCGCGCGCATCCGGTCCTTCATCGAGCGGATCGAGCACCTCGATGGCGAATTGGCGGAGCTGAACGAGCAGAAGAAGGAAGTGTTCGCCGAGGCCAAGGGCGAAGGCTTCGACGTCAAGATCCTGAAGGAGATCATCAAGCTCAGGAAGCAGGACCAGGACGAGCGCGACGAGCACGAGACGCTGCTCGACACCTATCTCCGGGCGATGGAAGCGGCCGAGACCGGGCCGGCCAGCAAAAGCCCCGAGCGCAAGGCGGCGTGA
- a CDS encoding zinc ribbon domain-containing protein YjdM, with the protein MTDAMTCPQCRSEHAYQDGALWVCPECGHEWSGDAALAAAAGDDASIRDANGNVLADGDSVIVIKDLKVKGSSSVVKGGTKVRNIRLQEASDGHNIACKIDGIGQMNLKSEFVRKA; encoded by the coding sequence ATGACCGACGCAATGACCTGCCCGCAATGCCGCTCCGAGCACGCCTATCAGGACGGCGCGCTATGGGTCTGTCCCGAATGCGGCCATGAATGGAGCGGCGACGCCGCCCTTGCGGCAGCGGCCGGCGACGACGCCAGCATCCGCGACGCCAACGGCAACGTTCTGGCCGACGGTGACAGCGTCATCGTCATCAAGGACCTGAAAGTGAAGGGATCGTCGTCGGTGGTGAAGGGCGGCACCAAGGTGCGCAACATCCGCCTGCAGGAGGCGAGCGACGGCCACAACATCGCCTGCAAGATCGACGGCATCGGCCAGATGAACCTGAAGTCGGAGTTCGTGCGCAAGGCGTAG
- a CDS encoding zinc ribbon domain-containing protein, translating to MPFYSFHCAACAEDVELLIGISERPVCPTCGSRKLTRLPSLPAPPARSPGLIKAARSQAAREGHLSNYSRAERKKR from the coding sequence ATGCCGTTCTACAGCTTCCATTGCGCAGCCTGCGCAGAGGATGTCGAGTTGCTGATCGGGATTTCTGAAAGGCCAGTCTGTCCGACCTGCGGCAGTCGCAAGCTGACCCGCCTACCCTCGCTGCCGGCGCCGCCAGCGCGCAGCCCCGGCCTGATCAAGGCCGCGCGCAGCCAGGCAGCACGCGAGGGGCACCTCAGCAACTACAGCCGCGCCGAACGGAAGAAGCGCTGA
- a CDS encoding Rieske (2Fe-2S) protein — MMSTLFAICATYEVDDGAARGFVLQRREPDGSAKPWPILVTRKGNNFYGFENACPHQGARLDKHPGEFMDEEGDFLVCGEHGAQFDLDTGQCFIGPCQGRTLSPVELVIDDGDICLSGIDLDEEDGLDIDDPEDDVPEVQITSD, encoded by the coding sequence ATGATGAGCACGCTGTTTGCGATCTGCGCGACCTATGAGGTGGACGATGGCGCGGCGCGGGGCTTCGTTCTCCAGCGCCGCGAGCCCGACGGCAGCGCCAAGCCTTGGCCGATCCTGGTCACGCGCAAGGGCAACAATTTCTATGGCTTCGAGAATGCCTGCCCGCATCAGGGCGCCCGCCTCGACAAGCATCCGGGCGAGTTCATGGACGAGGAAGGCGATTTCCTCGTTTGTGGCGAGCATGGTGCGCAGTTCGACCTCGATACCGGACAATGCTTCATCGGGCCCTGCCAGGGCCGGACGTTGTCCCCGGTCGAGCTCGTGATCGACGACGGTGACATCTGCCTCTCCGGGATCGATCTGGACGAGGAGGACGGCCTCGACATCGACGATCCCGAGGATGACGTGCCCGAGGTGCAGATCACGTCGGACTGA
- a CDS encoding DUF3750 domain-containing protein, whose amino-acid sequence MLAFLLLIFVPISLSAANYLRGDRRGSWQTADRSSAGLLPSPAQHADAMVRVFAARTVRWRGIFAVHTWIVVKEKGGPRYTRYDYTAWGEPIRVDGFAPDGRWFGALPETVLAVDGDEAERVIPRIRSVIENYRFRAYGDYNAWPGPNSNTFVQAALNAVPELNAVLPPTAIGKDFPFDGWWGRTASGTGLFVSLGGYLGVTVGWIEGVELNFFGGVLGVDLRRPALKFPGIGRLGMPAA is encoded by the coding sequence GTGCTCGCTTTCTTGCTGCTCATCTTCGTACCCATCTCGCTGTCTGCCGCGAACTATCTGCGCGGCGATCGTCGCGGCAGCTGGCAGACTGCGGACCGTTCGAGCGCGGGCCTGCTGCCATCGCCGGCGCAGCATGCCGACGCGATGGTGCGCGTATTTGCTGCGCGCACGGTGCGTTGGCGTGGCATCTTCGCGGTCCACACCTGGATCGTCGTGAAGGAGAAGGGCGGCCCGCGCTACACCCGCTACGACTACACCGCGTGGGGTGAGCCGATCCGGGTCGATGGCTTCGCGCCCGATGGTCGCTGGTTCGGTGCATTGCCGGAGACAGTGCTGGCCGTCGACGGCGATGAAGCCGAGCGGGTGATCCCGAGGATCCGCAGCGTGATCGAGAACTACCGCTTCCGCGCCTATGGCGACTACAACGCCTGGCCGGGGCCGAATTCGAATACCTTCGTGCAGGCGGCGCTGAACGCGGTTCCTGAGCTCAACGCCGTGCTGCCGCCGACTGCAATCGGCAAGGACTTCCCCTTTGACGGCTGGTGGGGGCGCACGGCCTCCGGGACCGGTCTGTTCGTATCGCTCGGCGGCTATCTCGGTGTCACCGTCGGGTGGATCGAGGGCGTCGAGCTGAACTTCTTCGGGGGAGTTCTCGGCGTCGATCTGCGCCGGCCGGCGCTGAAATTTCCCGGGATCGGCCGCCTCGGCATGCCAGCGGCCTGA
- a CDS encoding SH3 domain-containing protein — protein MVKLRPCLVAALLIVTPASLAVAAPGLVRTAATMRAGPGPGFPVVERIPVGARITIHGCIQGGAWCDVSFGGERGWVAARTLAYLYREQYVYLPEYVEYVPTVGFTLTTYWSSFYFGRPWYHRHAFWNRYWHRHPPVMAQNPPQPGMTPGMPGRGPGGMIQPGAGAGAVAGTGQPSGPTSGMQGRVSPSTAAGPAAPPVVAGAPARAATPPMVQPLMSRSSGAPQSARAQMGGMRMIGTSPQIGLAHIEGGPAMGAARVGVSGPRGGGRSGPGGGFRRH, from the coding sequence GTGGTGAAACTCAGACCGTGTCTTGTTGCTGCGCTGTTGATTGTCACGCCCGCCTCGCTGGCGGTGGCCGCGCCGGGCCTGGTGCGCACCGCGGCCACCATGCGCGCAGGACCCGGCCCCGGTTTTCCCGTCGTCGAGCGCATTCCAGTCGGTGCCAGGATCACCATCCATGGCTGCATTCAAGGCGGCGCGTGGTGCGATGTCAGCTTCGGAGGCGAACGCGGCTGGGTCGCGGCGCGGACGCTCGCCTATCTGTATCGTGAGCAGTACGTCTACCTGCCCGAATATGTCGAGTACGTGCCGACTGTCGGATTCACGCTGACCACCTATTGGAGCAGCTTCTATTTCGGACGGCCTTGGTATCATCGGCACGCGTTCTGGAACCGCTACTGGCATCGCCATCCGCCGGTCATGGCGCAAAATCCGCCTCAGCCTGGCATGACCCCGGGGATGCCGGGTCGTGGTCCCGGCGGGATGATCCAGCCTGGCGCCGGAGCGGGCGCGGTCGCCGGCACGGGCCAACCATCCGGACCGACTTCGGGCATGCAAGGTCGTGTGTCGCCTTCGACTGCCGCCGGTCCCGCCGCACCTCCGGTCGTGGCTGGTGCTCCCGCTCGAGCTGCAACGCCACCCATGGTGCAGCCATTGATGAGCCGAAGCAGCGGTGCGCCGCAGAGCGCCCGCGCGCAGATGGGCGGCATGCGCATGATCGGGACTTCGCCGCAAATCGGTTTGGCGCATATCGAGGGCGGCCCCGCCATGGGTGCGGCGCGTGTCGGCGTCAGCGGCCCTCGCGGCGGCGGGCGTTCCGGCCCGGGCGGTGGTTTCCGCCGGCACTGA
- a CDS encoding DUF2066 domain-containing protein, producing the protein MMVVGACTIANAAPTDLYQAQTVVTGQGEDNRRAAFAACLEDVLIKVSGAFQLRNDARLAPLEARAAEFVTGFDYHDQMSGKPKHDEQGTRDRPYDLTVSFDRARIDQLLASLNIKPWPAPRPSIAVIVAMTSGGRTFFVASDDRRSDLQRDALRAAAVKRGLEIALPSASEVSKAAIERTKLNDVQPAAVASWFPGADVMLFGDLTWDDAELGWVTQWRLDRAGKQDRWQFRGVTFDEAFRRALGGAAQLLSDNGAP; encoded by the coding sequence ATGATGGTCGTCGGGGCCTGCACTATTGCGAATGCGGCCCCGACCGACCTGTACCAGGCGCAGACGGTCGTGACCGGTCAGGGCGAGGACAATCGCCGGGCGGCATTTGCAGCATGTCTGGAAGACGTGCTGATCAAGGTGTCCGGTGCATTTCAGCTCAGGAACGACGCAAGGCTCGCGCCACTCGAGGCGCGGGCAGCGGAGTTCGTCACCGGCTTCGATTATCACGATCAGATGTCGGGCAAGCCGAAGCACGATGAGCAGGGCACGCGCGACCGTCCATATGACTTGACTGTGTCATTCGATCGCGCGCGGATCGATCAGTTGCTTGCGAGCTTGAACATCAAGCCGTGGCCGGCGCCGCGCCCGTCGATTGCCGTGATCGTGGCGATGACGTCGGGCGGTCGTACTTTCTTTGTTGCATCCGACGACCGGAGGTCCGATCTGCAGCGCGACGCGCTGCGCGCAGCCGCCGTCAAGCGTGGACTCGAGATCGCTCTGCCAAGCGCCTCCGAGGTCTCGAAGGCCGCTATTGAGCGGACCAAGTTGAACGATGTCCAGCCCGCGGCGGTTGCGTCGTGGTTTCCCGGCGCTGATGTCATGCTCTTTGGCGATCTCACCTGGGACGATGCCGAACTGGGCTGGGTCACGCAATGGCGCCTCGATCGCGCTGGCAAGCAAGATCGGTGGCAATTCCGTGGCGTGACGTTCGACGAGGCATTTCGCCGTGCTCTCGGTGGAGCAGCGCAACTCCTCTCCGACAACGGAGCGCCGTGA
- a CDS encoding copper-binding protein, producing the protein MRAVGITLATVALFAGTWPALAAEQDTAGMVTGINRLNGTIAIKRVPNGTVGANTAGAAQEFKIKDNAMIENIHAGDRVTFSTSDAATPTIVKLDRQK; encoded by the coding sequence ATGAGAGCAGTTGGCATTACTCTGGCGACGGTCGCCCTGTTTGCGGGGACTTGGCCCGCTCTGGCAGCGGAGCAAGACACGGCGGGCATGGTCACGGGGATCAACCGTCTCAACGGCACGATCGCGATCAAGCGCGTTCCCAACGGGACCGTCGGCGCCAACACGGCCGGAGCGGCCCAGGAGTTCAAGATCAAGGACAATGCCATGATCGAGAACATCCACGCCGGCGATCGCGTGACGTTCTCGACGTCCGACGCCGCCACACCGACGATCGTCAAGCTCGATCGGCAGAAATAG